The following are from one region of the Dermacentor albipictus isolate Rhodes 1998 colony chromosome 5, USDA_Dalb.pri_finalv2, whole genome shotgun sequence genome:
- the Dh44 gene encoding uncharacterized protein Dh44 isoform X3 produces MHPACPWLVLALLVGEAALGARVGGKPGGLDLSDLWKRGPLSLRSRAGPMPSLSMHNRDHMPSLSIVSPLDVLRDKMMQDIIERSIKNKIQANDKILKDLGKRSAPQELLRRGDDDRSSFSPQESFSEELL; encoded by the coding sequence ATGCACCCGGCGTGCCCGTGGCTGGTGCTGGCGCTGCTCGTGGGCGAGGCGGCGCTGGGGGCGCGCGTGGGCGGCAAGCCCGGCGGCCTGGACCTGTCCGACCTGTGGAAGCGGGGCCCGCTCTCGCTGCGCAGCCGCGCGGGTCCCATGCCGTCGCTGAGCATGCACAACCGGGATCACATGCCGTCGCTGTCCATCGTCTCGCCGCTGGACGTGCTGCGTGACAAAATGATGCAGGACATCATCGAGCGCAGCATCAAGAACAAGATCCAGGCCAACGACAAGATCCTCAAGGACCTGGGAAAGCGCAGCGCGCCGCAAGAGCTGCTACGGCGCGGCGACGACGACCGATCGTCCTTCAGCCCGCAG